One segment of Castanea sativa cultivar Marrone di Chiusa Pesio chromosome 3, ASM4071231v1 DNA contains the following:
- the LOC142629653 gene encoding uncharacterized protein LOC142629653, whose amino-acid sequence MARKVKRKGKGISESQDSQVQEAQLTRPSLDHNEVCEQELSQILRPSSEPQTDEGAPQASNSIIIGTNVGKKRGRGKAKGINAGDGEIEVEIYDGKIITPKATREITILFHQKLNGAWTNFTEYPNSELETLYARYKAQRFKHKQPDEEVKKAFVESVKHRYSDWMFRIRNPIFQKYEKKEDRYKNGPSFIPTTFWKEMVDKWMVKDWGETSLTNKGNRNKSKIFSTTGSVPMAKYRYEMYLETGSEPSPIDCFKKFHTKKNGKEWATDHAKTLYEKMDAIKAKAVSEGTKTNDYQIFREVVGEPSHGRILGMGIGIKAKDVYGLTSSGKGCSKRCREDFTKEKEDLEARLREEMDSKLAKVVEKLEEKFAQKLQSMGIPQQSDIDPATTDGTSRDEEHNSNNNIEVENNLESDSEED is encoded by the exons ATGGCAAGGAAAGTTAAGAGGAAAGGTAAAGGCATTAGTGAGTCTCAAGACTCTCAAGTACAAGAAGCTCAGTTAACTAGGCCTTCCTTAGATCATAATGAAGTTTGTGAGCAGGAGCTCTCACAAATTCTACGCCCTTCATCTGAGCCTCAAACTGATGAAGGAGCACCTCAGGCCTCTAATTCCATTATAATAG GTACTAATGTTGGAAAAAAGAGGGGTCGAGGAAAGGCTAAAGGCATCAATGCTGGAGATGGTGAAATAGAGGTTGAGATTTATGATGGCAA AATTATTACACCAAAAGCCACTCGAGAGATTACCATTCTTTTTCACCAAAAACTTAATGGAGCTTGGACAAATTTTACAGAATACCCAAATTCTGAGCTAGAGACTTTATATGCTCGATACAAAGCTCAACGCTTTAAGCATAAACAGCCAGATGAGGAAGTCAAGAAAGCGTTTGTAGAATCAGTGAAACACCGCTATTCTGATTGGATGTTTCGCATAAGAAATCCTATTTTTCAGAAGTacgaaaagaaagaagatcGTTACAAGAATGGTCCTTCTTTCATTCCTACCACTTTTTGGAAAGAGATGGTGGATAAATGGATGGTGAAAGATTGGGGG GAGACAAGTTTGACAAATAAGGGCAACAGAAATAAGTCTAAAATTTTCTCCACTACAGGTTCCGTACCAATGGCCAAGTACAGATATGAAatg TATCTTGAGACGGGCTCTGAGCCTAGCCCCATTGATTGCTTTAAgaaatttcacacaaaaaagaatGGCAAAGAATGGGCAACTGATCATGCTAAGACATTATAT GAAAAAATGGATGCCATAAAGGCCAAAGCTGTTTCTGAAGGTACTAAGACAAATGATTATCAGATCTTTCGTGAAGTGGTTGGTGAACCAAGTCATGGTCGTATTCTTGGCATGGGAATAGGTATTAAGGCTAAGGATGTGTACGGCTTAACTTCATCTGGTAAAGGTTGTAGCAAACGTTGCAGAGAAgattttacaaaagaaaaagaagatttggAGGCACGTCTTAGAGAGGAAATGGATTCCAAACTTGCAAAAGTTGTGGAGAAGCTTGAGGAGAAGTTTGCACAAAAGTTGCAGTCGATGGGCATACCACAACAATCTGACATAGATCCAGCTACCACG gatgGTACTAGCAGAGATGAAGAGCACAACTCAAACAATAACATAGAGGTTGAAAACAACTTGGAGAGTGACTCAGAGGAAGACTAA